The Pangasianodon hypophthalmus isolate fPanHyp1 chromosome 23, fPanHyp1.pri, whole genome shotgun sequence genome includes the window CCCATGCATTAGCAGACGGGGGCAATGGGGTGGTTCCATCATAGCCTGGACCTGGAGAGGTGTGAAATGTAGCTTCGGGGGAATACACTTGAAGGGCCTGCCCAGCATTTACGTGCTTAACTGTAATATTCACCGCTGGCGGGCTCTGAAGACTCAGTGCAGGCACAGAAGGGGGATACGAATAACTAGAGTAAGCCTGGGGGCCGGGCCTAGTCGGCTGGGCTGGATATGGTGATGCAACTGGATGGGGTTTGAGCGACTGCTGTGCAGCTGGCATCTCAACGAAAATATGATGTGTAGAGCTTTGCCAAGGCGTGGCTTCTGAGGGCCCATGGCCACTGCGTTTGTAAACAGAGGCCTCAACCAACCTATCTACCTGGCCACCTGGTCTTGCATCTGGGCTGTTGTCAAAGCAGAGTGGCGGTACCTGCCCTGAGGCCCCAGTGCCTGGCAGCCTTGATGCATGGGCTGGTATCACGTACTGGTCAGCATAGAGCGAGCTTGTAGGGGGTGGTGGAGTTCTAAGGGCAATGGTGGGTCATTTGTGGCATGTTCAGTTGGCGGTAGGAGACTGGATGTGCCGGAAAATGAGCACTGCCTGTTTTGAGTTGAGTTTGCATAGGTCTGCAACATTGtagaatgtaaatgtgtatttacTATGTACAAACAGGTTAAATGGCAGTGTAATTGGATTGTAAGTAGGTGTTGAATCTATGTAAAATGTTCCAATCTCGTAGAAATAAAAAGGTTCTATAGTAAGCTATATATTTCACTGAGATTAGCACAGCGAAATATACAACCCATAAACTCATAAACTAAATTGGCTCGTCAGGTTACACCTGAATGTCTATTGTAGTGCCTCACTGAATATCAAGTAGATGCACAGTAATCTCAGAAAAATTACATAAATCTcaataggcaaaaaaaaagaaaaatttttctctcttatcAATAAACCATCAATTATGTTTTACATAAGAGCAAATCACTCAATTGAAACAGCAAAACAGTTCAGATTCCCAGCAGACTGTAAAGGATATACCGGTGATAGCAATGGATCCCCAAAATCACCAGTTTGGTTAAGAATTTCAGTTTGTCCATTATATAGAGTTCAGCATTCAAACCACTGGCTGTAGAATTCTCTTTCTCTTCGGTCTTTGGCCACAATCCGGGTCACGGCACCAAAGatatagctctctctctctctctctctctctctctctctctctctctctgcgtgcTTACTGGCCTCTAGCACCGCCGCTGCTAGTCTGCGCTGTGTTGTGTTCGTGGGTGGTGGTAGAGAGGAGACGCGGACACAGAGGGGTTCGGGATCGTGGCTTGACTGTTTATTCCACAGCACGGCATCTATAGTgttgataacatgaactaaactTAAGTTTTAATCtagtaaagtacattttaatgcacattcaattcaataacAAACTCTCGCTGCTTATATTACCATACATAGCTTTGCCTCAGCCACCCCGTATTAATCACActcaaaagaaagaacaaaaaaacattttaactctCCATATTACTCTGCATTTAGGCCTTTAGCAGTTTAGAACACAAAATATCTCAATAGACAGAACTTTAGAGCGATAACaacaaagatattttaaattgtaatttccTCTACTGTTAATATGACTTACCTGTAGTGTTGATAACATGAACTGAAGAAAAGATGGCGCACTACACACGTATCAACAGTATGGTACATCAAGAGGGTCAAACAGCGCTAAAGATACTTGAATCTGCCCTAACACAACAGTATCATAGTGACATCTTTTGGACAACACAATACACTGccctacatttacatttagtgaagCCCACAAacctccataaaaggtaaaacCCACAGAAAGCGAGAAATGAGGACAAAACACGGTACccaggtgatgatgatggtgatgacaAATTCATCATCTCGCACACTTTATCCTCTCGTAAAActtcatcctctcacacacttcatcctctcacacactttatcctctcacacacttcatcctctcacacactttatCCTCTCACACATCGTCATTCTCTCACACAATTTACCCGCTCGCACAtttcatcctctcacacacttcatcctCTTGCACAATGTAAAtgcagtgtcatggcttgggcttgcatggctgcttctggaacagactcactaatctttattgatgatggagctcatgatggtagcagcagaataaatttagaagtctacagaaactttttgtctgccaatttacagagaaacttcatcatgcagcacgacaacgacccaaaatCCAGTgctaacacaacaaaggacttcatcagggggaaacgTTGCAAATctgctgtgattaaaaaaaatgagctctgccacaaaagcattacatttattcatgtaaTGAGATGTTTCAGAAAAATTTATCACAGTAAAATAACGTTTTCAgagacaaatttttttttttctagatctTTTGACCAcgagctgaacacacacacacacacaaatataatcaCAGAGACGGGACACACACTATGGACGCCATCTGTCACACAACATGGCATCATCTCTTGCTACATGCAGAAAATTGgcacactttattttttccaaTTTCTCTGAGATTCTACTCGCAATGAGATACAGCTCAAATCTTTGAATCCAACCTCTTCAGTTCTCAGTTAGATTTCCCTCTAAGCTCAGAGCTCCCCGGGGGACAAAGCAAAGGCAATGATCTGCATGTGGATATCGGATGAAGAGCTTTAAATAGTAATCTAGacattctaaaaaataaataaataaaacaatgggATTCAAACATGAAACAACTGCACTGACAAATATAACCCAAAGATTTTGTTATAATACACAAGACCCTACAGAACAGAGATTATCTCCAGTCCTGAAGAACCACCGGACTGCACAGCATTGTGTTTCAAGTCCACTACACTCACCGTAGTCCACTACAGTCCACTACACTCACCGGTGTCCACTACAGTCCACTACACTCACCGTAGTCCACTACAATCTCTATAGTCCACTACAGTCCACTACAATCTCTATAGTCCACTACAATCTCTATAGTCCACTACACTCACCGTAGTCCACTACAGTCCACTACACTCACCGGTGTCCACTACAATCTCTATAGTCCACTAGAGTCCACTACAATCCCTATAGTCCACTGCAGTCCACTACAATCCCTATAGTCCACTACAGTCCACTACACTCACCGTAGTCCACTACAATCCCGATAGTCCACTGCAGTCCACTACACTCACCGTAGTCCACTACAATCCCTATAGTCCACTACACTCACCGATCTGTACAAACTCCCAAACAGTGCAGTAATGATGTGGACATGGAGGagtttgtttttatctgttctGTCCCCAGTGAAGGATTAAGATTTACTGCGGTAGTCTGTTATTTTTTAATCCCTCCGCATGAATTCATCAGGTCTGGAATTAAAAATACTCCTTAactaaatgaatattaataacaacTCTTGTTCATTACACATCATTCAACTGATTTCAAACAGCTGACtggatttaatttaatcatagactcacataataataataataataataataataataataaagtttttttgtgAAATTGATTCTCTTGTTTTAGTAAAGGTGCATATTTTAATGaatcaaaaatgaaagaatctAAAGAGGCCAATCACCTTATTATACTTATAACTAAAAcaacaaattatataaattatataaaaaacttaatataaattataatacatCAGAACAAAACCAATATATTTTAGAGAAAAccatgaacataaaaaaaaacactcaaaccaaCATTTATACTGATCATTTGAAgaagtttatttttctgtttatgtttatttctctttaccATAAACATGAAGCAATGGCAGAGTACATTTCATTACACACAGATCATTATTCAGGGATTTTAAAGGAGAATGATGCTGGGCAGTGGAATTAGTTTAGCTTTCAGAagctccagtttagcatcagaACCAAGTCCTTGGAAAACTTTCATAATAAGACACGAGTCATTTCCCACATACAcctgaaaaagacagagagagagagagagagagacacatttactgtgattgttcagaaggtgttgactttcacagggacgtgtttggcagacgctccacataaacacatttaaaatcctTGACAtggtgttttaattttatttaaattttcacagtttcatattttctttgctCTCAGGTTTCCTTAATATtgtcattatattttttttttaatctttggaACATTAACCTCTAAAGTTAACTAAAGATCACAAGATCTTTAGTTAACTATAGACTAGTTAACTTTTAGACTATAACATTACACACaggtgaaataaaattaaaaccaacacacacacacacacacacacacctttattatATAGTTTGTTCCTGCCACAACCTGGTGTCGGTAGGTCAGGGGGAGGTAAACAGGAAACTTCCTTTTAGTCTTCTTCTCAGCTTCAGGTTttacctgaaattaaattaaattggtCACtgattaaaaatcacaaaaagcacaatgctgataataataataataataataataataataataataataataataataataatatgtaagtAAACTTTACGTTCTGGCTTCTAATTAGTGATCTCCTATCTTTCTATAAGCAGCCTACAGTCTTCAGGTAACAGATACATCACCAGGTTATAGATTAATATAAACTGGTGTTTACCAACAAGCAGattttcttcacttcttcaGTAACTTCCATCCATTCACTCCAGCCTCCAGCAATCACCATAGTACACATGATGTTTCAGACGAGTTTCACACGTGTCCTGCAGTGAGACTTTTTCAGCACAGACTCATAAG containing:
- the LOC128317251 gene encoding cystatin-A5-like, with product MCTMVIAGGWSEWMEVTEEVKKICLLVKPEAEKKTKRKFPVYLPLTYRHQVVAGTNYIIKVYVGNDSCLIMKVFQGLGSDAKLELLKAKLIPLPSIILL